One segment of Chionomys nivalis chromosome 3, mChiNiv1.1, whole genome shotgun sequence DNA contains the following:
- the LOC130871359 gene encoding zinc finger protein 431-like has product MGEHGSHDMKAVTYDDVHIDFTQDEWDLLSPSQRSLYKDVMLETHKNLTAIGYSWEDRNSEEHCQSARRRRRHERSHNGEKSSEYTQCGKSFSCNSHLQRHENSHSAEKPCDIQCDEAFAGTSCLQKDAGKKHYECNQFSKALASHGKLQKHKRKYSVEKPLECNQCDKVFSQPSKLQRHKRTHSGEKHYECTQCSKVFANQYYLHVHKRTHTGEKPYTCNQCGKAFSQKSHLRVHQRTHTGEKPYECTECGKFFADHNNLQVHKRTHTGEKPFACNQCHKAFTQKSNLRVHQKTHTGEKPYKCTKCGEFFAYHNDLQVHERTHSGEKLFACNQCGKAFSNNSNLRFHQRTLQIHERIHTGEKPYECTECGKLFAYLDNLQVHKRTHTGEKPFACNQCDKAFSQKSNLHVHERTHTGEKPYECNQCGKAFSYVSVLQYHQRTHTGEKPYKCNQCSKAFVSCRSLHIHQRTHAE; this is encoded by the exons aaggcagtgacctatgatgatgtgcacatTGACTTCACTCAGGATGAGTGGGATTTGCTCAGTCCTTCTCAGAGgagtctctacaaagatgtgatgctggagacacACAAAAACCTCACAGCCATAG GCTACAGTTGGGAAGACCGTAATTCTGAAGAACATTGTCAAAGTGCTAGAAGACGTAGAAG GCATGAAAGAAGCCATAATGGAGAGAAATCCTCTGAATATACTCAATGTGGTAAATCCTTTTCATGtaacagtcatcttcaaaggcatgaaaATAGCCATTCTGCAGAGAAACCATGTGATATTCAATGTGATGAAGCCTTTGCAGGTACCAGTTGTCTCCAAAAAGATGCTGGAAAGAAACACTATGAATGTAACCAATTCAGTAAAGCTCTTGCCAGTCATGGTAAGCtccaaaaacataaaagaaaatatagtgtAGAGAAGCCTcttgaatgtaatcaatgtgataaagtTTTTTCACAACCCTCTAAACTccaaagacataaaagaacacatagtgGAGAGAAACACTACGAATGTACTCAATGTAGTAAAGTCTTTGCAAATCAATATTATCTTcacgtacataaaagaacacatactggagagaaaccctacacatgtaatcaatgtggtaaagccttttcacagAAAAGTCATCTCCGAGTACatcaaagaacacatactggagagaaaccctatgaatgtactGAATGTGGTAAATTCTTTGCAGATCATAATAATCTTCAAgttcataaaagaacacatactggagagaagccctttgCATGTAATCAATGTCATAAAGCCTTTACACAGAAGAGTAATCTCCGTGTACATCaaaaaacacatactggagagaaaccttataaaTGTACTAAATGTGGAGAATTCTTTGCATATCATAATGATCTTCAAgtacatgaaagaacacattcTGGAGAGAAGCTTTTtgcatgtaatcagtgtggtaaagccttttcaaaCAATAGTAATCTTCGCTTCCatcaaagaacac TCcaaatacatgaaagaatacatactggagagaaaccctatgaatgtactGAATGTGGTAAATTATTTGCATACCTCGATAATCTTCAAgttcataaaagaacacatactggagagaagccctttgcatgtaatcaatgtgataaagcaTTTTCACAGAAGAGTAATCTCCATgtacatgaaagaacacatacaggagagaagccctatgaatgtaatcagtgtggtaaagccttttcataTGTTAGTGTTCTTCAATATCaccaaagaacacatactggagagaaaccttataaaTGTAATCAATGTAGTAAAGCCTTTGTATCTTGTAGAAGCCTCCACATCCATCAAAGAACACATGCTGAATAG